CTGCCTGACCGGGTTCTATAAAGCGTCCGGCGGGCATATCGAACTCAATGCCCGTGGGGTGAAAACCGACGTCATCAAAATGCTCGGGGAACCGTTCAAGGCCATCGATTTCGTTTCGCCGAAAAGCTTCGTCAGCCGGCTCCGCTACAAGATGTTCGGTGGCACGCACCTGATCAACCGTGCCGGTCTGGCGCGGACTTTCCAGAACATTCGCCTGTTCAAGGAAATGTCGGTGCTGGAAAACCTGCTGGTGGCCCAACACATGTGGGTCAACCGCAACATGCTGGCCGGCATCCTCAACACCAAGGGTTACCGCAAGGCCGAAAGCGATGCGCTGGACCACGCGTTCTATTGGCTGGAAGTGGTGAACCTGGTGGACTGCGCCAACCGCCTGGCCGGTGAGCTGTCTTACGGTCAGCAACGCCGTCTGGAGATCGCCCGGGCCATGTGCA
The Pseudomonas lini DNA segment above includes these coding regions:
- a CDS encoding ABC transporter ATP-binding protein, which translates into the protein MSEEIVLSVENLMMHFGGIKALSNVSLQVKRNSIFALIGPNGAGKTTVFNCLTGFYKASGGHIELNARGVKTDVIKMLGEPFKAIDFVSPKSFVSRLRYKMFGGTHLINRAGLARTFQNIRLFKEMSVLENLLVAQHMWVNRNMLAGILNTKGYRKAESDALDHAFYWLEVVNLVDCANRLAGELSYGQQRRLEIARAMCTRPQIICLDEPAAGLNPQETEALSAMIRLLRDEHDLTVVLIEHDMGMVMSISDHIVVLDHGVVIAEGGPEAIRHDPKVIAAYLGAEEEEVV